From one Trifolium pratense cultivar HEN17-A07 linkage group LG1, ARS_RC_1.1, whole genome shotgun sequence genomic stretch:
- the LOC123885991 gene encoding B3 domain-containing protein Os11g0197600-like has protein sequence MGGRGQTSGSSSKSWQEEIYWTHFQFIHFILFLRNDFQQQLALPKTFSNNVKKKLPENVTLKGPSGVLWNIGLSIRDDTVYFEDGWQRFVKDHSLKENDFLLFKYNGESLFEVFIFEGESNCEKAAAYFVGKCDNVKADQGGSKAKDTNTSAEEVITASDGGGGCRSWEEDIYWTHFQFIHFTQFLRNDFDQQLALPKTFSNNVKKKLPENAVLKGPSGVVWDIELTTRDGIVYFMNGWQQFVKDHSLKENDFLVFKYNGESLFEVLIFDGESFCEKAASYFVRKCGRAAANTEQETANTEQGVGCSSKKKDTDNSVEEVNTPSNGVDEGVSPEKSSHLNSIRVPFAVPVETTNGKTSNGGVESASPEQFIADAITETEPADAATQKTSKRTRRPVYTSAPSKKRGRPPGRPPKTSNPDERALNWVTDAEISPKGSPKGSPKGRSATQELYTSNRRPVTKTEIENTLQLAQAACTDESLLVTMRPSHVYKRFFLSFPNKWILNHLSPSSQDVILRMGKNEWLGRYLYHNIRNNGGLTGGWKYFALDNNLEEFDVCLFKPAGHMHDLLILEMSIFRVVEEITPLSAVHSPGKKRGVKRTPPGATQKEHESIEGKKRGVKRTLTNGVQTELESIEGA, from the exons atgggAGGAAGAGGACAAACCAGTGGTAGCAGCAGCAAATCATGGCAGGAAGAAATCTACTGGACCCATTTCCAGTTCATCcatttcattctttttctccGCAATGATTTTCAGCAACAACTT GCACTTCCGAAAACATTTTCTAACAATGTAAAGAAGAAGTTGCCAGAAAATGTGACCCTTAAGGGTCCAAGTGGAGTGCTGTGGAATATAGGGCTTTCTATTAGAGATGATACTGTTTACTTTGAGGACGGTTGGCAACGATTCGTGAAAGATCATTCTTTGAAAGAGAATGATTTTCTTCTCTTCAAGTATAATGGAGAATCACTGTTTGAGGTTTTCATTTTTGAGGGAGAAAGTAATTGTGAGAAGGCAGCTGCATATTTTGTTGGAAAATGTGATAATGTTAAAGCTGATCAAGGAGGTAGCAAGGCGAAGGATACAAACACTTCTGCTGAAGAAGTAATTACTGCTTCTGATGGTG GAGGTGGGTGCAGATCTTGGGAGGAAGACATTTACTGGACCCATTTTCAATTCATCCATTTCACTCAATTTCTTCGCAATGATTTTGATCAACAACTT GCACTTCCCAAAACGTTTTCAAACAATGTCAAAAAGAAGTTGCCAGAAAATGCGGTCCTAAAAGGTCCTAGTGGAGTTGTGTGGGATATTGAGCTGACAACTAGAGACGGTATTGTGTATTTCATGAACGGTTGGCAACAATTTGTGAAAGATCATTCTTTGAAAGAGAATGATTTCCTTGTGTTTAAGTACAATGGAGAGTCATTGTTTGAGGTTTTAATCTTTGACGGGGAGAGTTTCTGTGAGAAGGCAGCTTCTTATTTTGTTCGAAAATGTGGGCGTGCTGCTGCCAATACCGAACAAGAGACTGCCAATACCGAACAAGGGGTTGGATGTTCTAGCAAGAAAAAGGACACAGATAATTCTGTTGAAGAAGTCAATACTCCTTCGAATGGTGTTGATGAAGGTGTTTCACCTGAAAAATCTTCACATCTAAACAGTATAAGAGTGCCATTTGCTGTACCTGTTGAAACTACCAACGGAAAGACTTCTAATGGTGGTGTTGAATCTGCCTCCCCTGAGCAATTCATAGCCGATGCGATCACCGAGACCGAGCCTGCAGATGCTGCCACTCAGAAAACTAGTAAACGGACAAGGAGGCCTGTTTATACGTCTGCCCCGAGTAAGAAGAGAGGAAGACCACCAGGAAGACCTCCAAAAACATCTAATCCTGATGAGAGAGCTCTTAATTGGGTCACCG aTGCTGAGATTTCTCCTAAGGGTTCTCCCAAGGGTTCTCCAAAGGGTAGATCTGCGACACAGGAACTATATACCTCAAATAGAAGGCCTGTCACAAAAACTGAGATTGAAAATACTCTTCAGTTGGCCCAGGCAGCATGTACTGACGAATCCTTGCTTGTAACTATGCGACCTTCACATGTATACAAGAGATTCTTCTTG TCATTCCCAAATAAGTGGATACTAAACCATCTTTCTCCATCATCTCAAGACGTGATATTGCGCATGGGTAAGAATGAATGGCTTGGGAGATACTTGTATCATAATATTCGTAACAATGGAGGACTTACTGGTGGGTGGAAATATTTTGCCCTCGACAATAACCTTGAAGAGTTCGATGTGTGCTTGTTTAAACCAGCTGGTCATATGCATGACTTATTGATCTTAGAAATGAGCATTTTTAGAGTCGTTGAGGAGATTACTCCTCTTTCTGCGGTGCATTCTCCAGGAAAGAAGAGGGGAGTTAAGAGAACCCCGCCTGGTGCTACCCAAAAGGAACATGAGTCCATTGAAG GAAAGAAGAGGGGAGTGAAGAGAACACTGACCAATGGTGTCCAAACAGAACTCGAGTCCATTGAAGGCGCGTAA